In Halobacterium noricense, the genomic stretch GACTCGATGGCGCAGATGTCGCCCTGCGGAATCGGGCGCTCGAAGTCGAGGCCGTTGATGCGCGCGGTGACGCACGTCGACCCCGCGAGCCGCATCGCGGACATCGCGCCCACCTCGTCCATCCACTTCACGACGTTGCCGTCCTCAGAACGCACAGCGTTCTGACGGGCTGCGAAAATCGCTCCGCGATTTTCGAACACCGTGCGCTGACGCGTAGTTGTTCGTGTCGTCGGGCTGGACGCGCACGCGGTTCTCGATGTACGTCTCCGAAACTGTCGGCACGAACGAACGGGCGGGCCGACGGGAGAAAAGCGTTACTCGCCGTTCAGCTCGATGTTGTGGACGTCGATGATGCGCTCGTCCGCGAGCAGTTCGTCGAGGGCTGCCTCGGGGACCGTGGAGTCGAGGTTGTAGACGGTGAGCGCCTCGCCGCCGATGGTCTCGCGGGCGTTGAACATCCCCGCGATGTTGACGCCGTTATCGCCGAGCACGGTGCCGATGAAGCCGATGACGCCGGGCTCGTCATCGTTGCGCGCGGCGAGCATGTGGCCGTGTGGGACGGCGTCGACGCGGTAGCCGTCGATTTTCACGAGGCGCGGGTCGTCGCCCGCGAACAGCGTGCCGGAGACGGCGAGCGCCTCGTCGCTGTTCCCGACCGTGACCGAGACGAGGCTCTGGAAGTCCTCGCTCTGGCGGGTCTTCGACTCGGTGACGTCGATGCCGCGCTCCTCGGCGACGCGGGGCGCGTTGACGGCGTTGACCTGCCACTCCAGCGGGTCGAAGACGCCCTTCTGCGCGCTCGCGGTGACGAGGTCGAGGTCCTCCTCGGCGATGTCGCCCTCGTAGCTGACTTCGACGCGCTCGATGCGGCCGTCGAACAGCTGGGCGGCGACCTTCCCGGCGGTCTCGGCGAGGCCGATGTACGGCTCGATGCGGCCGAACGAGCTCTCGTCGACGCTCGGCGCGTTCAGCGCGTTCAGCACGGGTTCGTCGTTCAGCGCGGCGACGGCCTGGTCGGCGGTCGAGGTGGCGACGTGCTCCTGGGCGGCCTGCGTGGACGCGCCGAGGTGCGGCGTCACGACGATGTCCTCGACGTCCAGCAGCGGCGAATCCTGGGAGAGCGGCTCCTCGGCGAACACGTCGAGCGCCGCGCCCGCGAGCACGCCGTCCTCGACCGCGTCGGCGAGCGCATCCTCGTCGACGACGCCGCCGCGCGCGACGTTGACGACGTAGCCGTCTTCGAGCTGCGCGAACTCGTCCTCGCCGAGCAGACCCTCCGTCTCGTCCGTGAGCGGGACGTGGACGGTGACGAAGTCCGCGCGCTCGATGCACTCGTCGAACTCCACGAGGTCGGCGCCGAGCTGTTCGGCGCGCTCCTCGCCGATGTAGGGGTCGTAGGCGACGAGGTCCATGCCGAGGCCGCCGAGGCGCTTGGCGACCTCCTGGCCGACGCGACCGAGGCCGACGACGCCCAGCGTCTTTCCGTTGAGCTCCGTGCCGAGGAACTCTCCTTTCGCCCACTCGCCGTCCTTGAGGCGGTCGTGGGCCTGCGGGATGGAGCGCGCGGCGGCGAACGCCATCGCGACGCTGTGCTCGGCGGCGGCGCGGACGTTCCCCTCGGGCGCGTTGGCGACGATGACGCCGTGCTCGGTGGCGGCGTCGATGTCGATGTTGTCCACGCCGATGCCGGCGCGACCGACGATGACGAGGTCGTCGGCGGCGTCGAACAGTTCCTCGGTGACTTCCGTGCCGGAACGGACGATGAGGCCGTGGGCGTCGCTGACGGCGTCGATGAGCGCGTCGTCCTCCACGTCGTAGTCGGTTTCGACGTCGTGGCCCGCCTCGCGGAGTCGGTCGAGGCCGGCGTCCGCGATGGGGTCCGTGACGAGTACCTTCATGCGAAGTCGGTCGGTTCACTCGCGGATAAGCGTTTCCGCACGTGCACGAATTGTCGGTGGTTCACGCACCACCAGAATACGCAAGTTCGTGTATCTTCCCGCTTCGGGGAGTGGACGTTTGCCCACGCCCGCGTCCCTATCCGGCGGAGCTTGCCGGACTCGACCGATTCAGTGGCGTCCCGGTTGGCGCCCGCGAGTAACGTCTGCCAGAGGAGCGACGCTTTTCCCTGCCCGTCGCCTAGGCGGCGCTAATGACGCTCGTCGCGTTCGACTTCGACGGCACGCTCGCGGACTCGGAGATGATGGACCGCCTCGCCGCCCATCACGGCGTCGGCGACGAAGTGTCCAGTATCACCGAGCGCGCGATGCGCGGCGAACTCTCCTACGCCGAGAGCCTCCGCGAGCGCGCCAGCCTCGTCGCCGGCCTCCCCACGACGGACGCCGCCGACGTGTACAGTGACGTCCGCCTGCGGGACGGCGCGGGCGAACTGCTCGGGAAACTCTCGGACGACGGCGTCCGCGTCGTCGTGCTCACTGGCGGGTTCGGCCCCGGCGTGGAGACCGCACTCGACGCCGCGGGCGTGACCGTCGACCGCGTCGTCGCCAACAGCCTGCCGGAGGCCGACGGCGAACTCACGGGCGACGTAGAGGGCCCGCTCATCGAGGGGACGAAAGACGACGCGCTCGTGGACGTCTGCACGGAGTTCGGCGTGGACGTGGCGGACTCCGTGGCCGTCGGTGACGGTGCCAACGACGCGCCGATGCTCGACGAGGCCGGCTGCGGCGTCGGCTTCCAGCCGAAACCCGGCGTGGAGGAGCACTGCGACACGGTCGTCGCGTCGATGGCCGAATTAGAAGCGCTGCTGCGCGAGCGGAACATTCTGTAAGGGATAGAACCCCCGTAGCCGTGCGGGCGACGGGGTTCTGCGTTCCTTGTTGAAGCGTGTGACGAGAAACCCGCGACGGGTGGAGCCGCGGGGTTTCCCGGGCCGGACGGCCAGGGCACACTGAGCGATGCCGACCCGGGCGACTTCCGCTACACCCCTCTCACTCTTGCTTAATTGGTCGTTAAGGTCGCTTTCCTCACGTAATTGGGTGGCGTGTCGGCAACGGAAGGTTGATTGGCTGAAACGACAAATCGTGGGGTAGTGGCGGCCGACAAACCGGACGCGGACGAACTCCCCGAAACCGACATCCACGACGTCCTCCGCAACGACCGACGGCGCATGGTCATCGAGCTGCTCGGCGACGCCGAGGAGCCGGTGACCGCGCGGGAGCTCTCGGAAGTCATCGCGGCGCGGGAGACCGGCGAAGAGCCGCCGCCTCGCAACGTCCGACAGAGTGTCTACATCTCGCTCCAGCAGACCCACCTGCCGAAGCTCGCGGAGTTGGGCATCGTGGAGTACGACGAACAGACGAAGGAGGTCCGGCCCGCGGAGAACGCGCCCGCGCTCGGCGTCTACATGGAGGTCGTCCCGAAGTACGGCCTCTCGTACGCCGAGTACTACGCCGCGCTGGGCGTGCTCGGCGCACTCCTCGTGACTGCGGCCGAAATCGGCGTCCCTGGCGTGAGCGCGGTGAGCGCGAGCGTGTGGGCCGTCGCCGTCTTCGGCGTGCTCGTGGCCTCCGCGGCGTACCAGACGTACAGCCAGCGGAGCACGCTCGTCCACCGGCTGCGGGACTGACTACCGCGAGGCCTCCTCGATGGCGGCTTCGAGGTCCGCGACCACGTCCGCGGGGTTCTCGATGCCGACGCTCAGCCGCACGAGGTCGTCGCGGACGCCCGCGGCTTCCTTCTCCTCGTCGGTGAGCTGCTGGTGGGTGGTGCTGGCGGGGTGGATGATGAGCGTCTTCGCGTCACCGACGTTCGCCAGCAGGCTCGCGAGGTCGGTGTTCTCGGTGGTCTCCTTGGCGGCCTCGTAGCCGGCTTCCAATCCGAAGGTAATCATTCCGCCGTAGCCGCCGTCCAGGTACTCCGTGGCGTTGTCGTGGGTCGGGTGGTCCTCGAGGCCCGGATACGTGACCCACGCGACGTCCTCGTGGTCGACGAGGTACTCGGCGACCTTCTGGGCGTTCTCGCAGTGTTTCTCCATGCGCAGCGGCAGCGACTCCAGCTTCTCGAGGGTCTGCCACGCGTCGAACGGCGACTGCTGGTTGCCGAGGTCGCGCAGGCCGCGCGCGATGGCGGTGTACGTGAACGCCGCGTCCCCGAACCGCTCCGCGAAATTCACGCCGTGGTAGGCGGGGTTGTCCTTCGCGACTTCCGGGAACTTGTCCGCGTACTCCTCCCACGGGAAGTCGCCGCCGTCGACGAGCGCGCCGCCGACGGTGGTGCCGGCCCCGTGAATCCACTTCGTGGTGGAGTGCCAGACGATGTCCGCGCCGTGGTCGAGGGGGTTGCAGAGGTACGGCGTCGCGAACGTGTTGTCCACAATCAGGGGGACGCCCGCTTCGTCCGTGATTTCGCCGAGGCGCTCGAAGTCCGGCGTCGTCAGGCTCGGGTTGCCGATGGTCTCGACGAGCACGTACGCGGTGTCCTCGTCGATGGCCGCCTCGTAGGCGTCGTAGTCGAGGGCGTCCACGAACTCCGTCTCGACGCCGCGGCGCTCGACGCTGTGCGTGAGGTACGTGTACGTCCCGCCGTAGAGGTCGCTGGACGCGACGATGTTGTCGCCCGCGCTCGCGAGCACGAACGTCGCGAGGTCCAGACTCGCCATCCCCGAGGAGGTCGCGATAGCGCCGATGCCGCCCTCCAGCGCCGCGAGGCGCTCCTGGAGCGTCTCGACGGTCGGGTTCATCAGCCGCGAGTAGATGTACCCCGGCTTCTCCAGGGCGAACTGCGCGGCGGCGTCGTCGCTGTCCTCGAAGACGTACGACGTGGTCTGGTAGATGGGTGGGGCGCGCGCCCCCGTCTCATCGACTTCCTGGCCCGCGTGGACGCTGTTCGTGTCGAACCCGTAGTCGTCTCCGTCTCCCATGCCTGGTACTGCGTGCCCCGGGGTCGTTAAGCCGGGGGGTCGCCCGCAGTTCCTGCCGCGTACGGTGACGCTCGCTCGACGGCGAATGTTCCGAAAGAGGTTCGCTATCCCGAGAAGAGGCTGTTGTGGACGGGGGCGTACAGCGTCCGACGGTCGTCGTCGTGGTCGACAGTGTCGGTGACGGCGCGGCCGGCGACGCCGTTCGCGAGGAAGTCCCGGACGGGCGGGCCGACGGACTCGGGTTCGACGAGG encodes the following:
- the serB gene encoding phosphoserine phosphatase SerB: MTLVAFDFDGTLADSEMMDRLAAHHGVGDEVSSITERAMRGELSYAESLRERASLVAGLPTTDAADVYSDVRLRDGAGELLGKLSDDGVRVVVLTGGFGPGVETALDAAGVTVDRVVANSLPEADGELTGDVEGPLIEGTKDDALVDVCTEFGVDVADSVAVGDGANDAPMLDEAGCGVGFQPKPGVEEHCDTVVASMAELEALLRERNIL
- a CDS encoding DUF7344 domain-containing protein yields the protein MAADKPDADELPETDIHDVLRNDRRRMVIELLGDAEEPVTARELSEVIAARETGEEPPPRNVRQSVYISLQQTHLPKLAELGIVEYDEQTKEVRPAENAPALGVYMEVVPKYGLSYAEYYAALGVLGALLVTAAEIGVPGVSAVSASVWAVAVFGVLVASAAYQTYSQRSTLVHRLRD
- a CDS encoding O-acetylhomoserine aminocarboxypropyltransferase/cysteine synthase family protein, giving the protein MGDGDDYGFDTNSVHAGQEVDETGARAPPIYQTTSYVFEDSDDAAAQFALEKPGYIYSRLMNPTVETLQERLAALEGGIGAIATSSGMASLDLATFVLASAGDNIVASSDLYGGTYTYLTHSVERRGVETEFVDALDYDAYEAAIDEDTAYVLVETIGNPSLTTPDFERLGEITDEAGVPLIVDNTFATPYLCNPLDHGADIVWHSTTKWIHGAGTTVGGALVDGGDFPWEEYADKFPEVAKDNPAYHGVNFAERFGDAAFTYTAIARGLRDLGNQQSPFDAWQTLEKLESLPLRMEKHCENAQKVAEYLVDHEDVAWVTYPGLEDHPTHDNATEYLDGGYGGMITFGLEAGYEAAKETTENTDLASLLANVGDAKTLIIHPASTTHQQLTDEEKEAAGVRDDLVRLSVGIENPADVVADLEAAIEEASR
- the serA gene encoding phosphoglycerate dehydrogenase encodes the protein MKVLVTDPIADAGLDRLREAGHDVETDYDVEDDALIDAVSDAHGLIVRSGTEVTEELFDAADDLVIVGRAGIGVDNIDIDAATEHGVIVANAPEGNVRAAAEHSVAMAFAAARSIPQAHDRLKDGEWAKGEFLGTELNGKTLGVVGLGRVGQEVAKRLGGLGMDLVAYDPYIGEERAEQLGADLVEFDECIERADFVTVHVPLTDETEGLLGEDEFAQLEDGYVVNVARGGVVDEDALADAVEDGVLAGAALDVFAEEPLSQDSPLLDVEDIVVTPHLGASTQAAQEHVATSTADQAVAALNDEPVLNALNAPSVDESSFGRIEPYIGLAETAGKVAAQLFDGRIERVEVSYEGDIAEEDLDLVTASAQKGVFDPLEWQVNAVNAPRVAEERGIDVTESKTRQSEDFQSLVSVTVGNSDEALAVSGTLFAGDDPRLVKIDGYRVDAVPHGHMLAARNDDEPGVIGFIGTVLGDNGVNIAGMFNARETIGGEALTVYNLDSTVPEAALDELLADERIIDVHNIELNGE